Proteins encoded together in one Chitinophaga varians window:
- a CDS encoding 1-deoxy-D-xylulose-5-phosphate reductoisomerase — protein sequence MNKRKIAIFGSTGSIGIQALEVIAAHPDRFSVEVLTAQQNADLLIEQALKFKPNAVVIGSEEKYKQVKDVLFDKGIKVFAGAKAMVEVASWSSIDMVLAAIMGFAGLAPTLSAIEQGTPVALANKETLVVAGDIVMATARRKNVPVIPVDSEHSAIFQCLVGEPFSKVEKVILTASGGPFLGKKPNFLINVKKDHALQHPNWRMGAKITIDCATLMNKGLEMIEARWMFGLHPENIEVVIHPQSIIHSMVQFVDGSLKAQMGLPDMKLPIQYALGYPDRLANEFPRFSFRNYSSLTFEQPDTKTFRNLAIAIDAMHKGGNTACVMNAANEEVVHAFLRNRIGFLQMTEVIEETIAKIPFIETPTLHDYYECDQAAREHAATLINAIVI from the coding sequence ATGAATAAACGAAAAATTGCCATTTTCGGGTCCACCGGGTCCATTGGTATACAGGCACTGGAGGTGATAGCAGCGCACCCCGACAGATTCAGTGTGGAAGTGCTGACTGCACAACAAAATGCCGACCTCCTGATTGAGCAGGCGTTGAAATTCAAGCCCAACGCGGTTGTGATAGGCAGTGAGGAGAAATATAAACAAGTAAAAGACGTATTATTTGACAAAGGCATTAAGGTGTTTGCCGGCGCCAAAGCCATGGTGGAAGTAGCTTCCTGGAGCTCTATCGACATGGTGCTGGCCGCTATTATGGGTTTTGCCGGACTGGCGCCCACTTTGTCGGCCATCGAACAAGGTACGCCGGTAGCGCTGGCCAACAAGGAAACGTTAGTGGTGGCCGGTGATATCGTGATGGCCACTGCCCGCAGGAAAAACGTGCCCGTTATCCCGGTCGATTCTGAGCATTCCGCTATTTTCCAATGCCTGGTGGGAGAGCCTTTCAGCAAAGTGGAAAAAGTGATCCTGACTGCCTCCGGCGGTCCGTTCCTCGGCAAAAAGCCCAATTTCCTCATCAATGTAAAGAAAGATCACGCCCTGCAACACCCCAACTGGCGGATGGGCGCTAAAATAACGATCGACTGTGCCACCCTGATGAACAAAGGGCTGGAAATGATCGAGGCACGCTGGATGTTTGGTTTACACCCGGAAAACATCGAAGTGGTGATCCATCCGCAGTCCATTATCCACTCCATGGTACAGTTCGTGGACGGCTCCCTCAAAGCCCAGATGGGCCTTCCCGACATGAAACTGCCTATACAGTATGCGCTGGGATATCCTGACCGTCTGGCCAACGAATTTCCGCGGTTTTCGTTCCGGAACTATTCTTCGCTTACGTTTGAACAGCCGGATACCAAGACTTTCCGTAACCTGGCCATCGCCATTGACGCGATGCACAAGGGCGGAAACACGGCCTGCGTGATGAACGCCGCCAACGAAGAAGTGGTGCATGCCTTCCTGCGCAACAGGATCGGGTTCTTGCAGATGACGGAGGTAATTGAGGAAACAATTGCCAAAATTCCGTTCATCGAAACGCCCACGCTGCATGATTACTACGAGTGCGACCAGGCTGCACGTGAACACGCTGCAACCCTTATTAATGCTATCGTTATCTAA
- the rseP gene encoding RIP metalloprotease RseP — protein MTTEVILVKAGQLLLSLSILVVLHELGHFIPAKLFKTRVEKFYLFFDPWFSLFKIKKGETEYGIGWLPLGGYVKISGMIDESMDKEAMSLPPQPYEFRSKPAWQRLIIMIGGVTVNVILAFFIYAMILWHWGEKYLPTDAVKYGVTVDSLGQSIGLRDGDKIVSVNHQKVEQFGAITGQVILHEAKSIEVIRDGQELSIPIPEGFIRSLLKQKEPFAYIRFPYYIDRFEKGSLAEKSGLFKPGDQMVSINGQVLPYFTDFAKEMRKHKNEEVKIGVVRGKDSLVIPVKLDETAKLGIYPQDPDKFFAYKTKTYTLLEAIPAGFSMSVDKLVKYVQQLRLIFVSKEVKVSESLGGFMSIGNLFPEAWDWLTFWEMTAFLSIILAFMNILPIPALDGGHVLFLLYEIITGRKPSEKFLEYAQIAGMIVLFGLLLLANGLDFWRNIISKWF, from the coding sequence ATGACAACAGAGGTAATATTGGTGAAAGCCGGGCAGTTGTTACTGTCACTCTCTATACTGGTCGTATTGCACGAGTTAGGCCACTTTATCCCCGCCAAATTGTTTAAAACAAGGGTAGAAAAGTTCTACCTGTTCTTCGACCCCTGGTTTTCTCTCTTTAAAATAAAAAAAGGGGAAACAGAATATGGTATTGGCTGGCTTCCGCTTGGCGGATATGTGAAAATATCCGGCATGATCGACGAAAGTATGGACAAAGAGGCGATGTCCCTTCCCCCGCAGCCATACGAATTCAGGTCCAAACCCGCCTGGCAGCGGCTGATCATTATGATTGGCGGCGTGACGGTGAACGTGATACTGGCCTTCTTTATTTATGCGATGATCCTGTGGCACTGGGGCGAGAAGTACCTGCCCACAGATGCCGTGAAATATGGTGTTACCGTAGATTCCCTCGGGCAGAGCATTGGTCTGCGCGACGGTGATAAAATCGTCAGCGTAAACCATCAGAAAGTAGAGCAGTTTGGCGCAATCACCGGACAGGTGATCCTGCATGAAGCCAAAAGCATTGAAGTGATACGTGACGGACAGGAACTGAGCATCCCTATTCCGGAAGGGTTTATCCGTTCCCTGCTGAAACAGAAGGAGCCTTTTGCCTACATCCGTTTTCCGTACTACATAGACCGGTTTGAGAAAGGTTCCCTGGCCGAAAAAAGCGGTCTCTTTAAACCCGGCGACCAGATGGTGTCTATCAATGGTCAGGTGCTGCCTTACTTCACCGACTTCGCCAAAGAAATGCGCAAGCATAAAAACGAAGAGGTAAAGATCGGCGTGGTAAGAGGCAAAGACTCGCTGGTGATCCCGGTCAAGCTGGATGAAACGGCCAAGCTGGGCATTTATCCACAGGACCCTGACAAATTCTTTGCTTACAAAACCAAGACCTACACCCTGCTGGAGGCCATCCCGGCCGGTTTCAGCATGAGCGTGGACAAACTGGTGAAATATGTACAGCAGCTGCGCCTGATCTTTGTTTCCAAAGAAGTGAAGGTGAGCGAATCGCTGGGTGGTTTCATGAGCATCGGTAACCTGTTCCCCGAAGCGTGGGACTGGCTGACCTTCTGGGAGATGACGGCTTTCCTGTCCATCATCCTGGCGTTTATGAACATCCTGCCTATTCCGGCGCTTGACGGCGGGCACGTGTTATTCCTCCTGTATGAAATTATTACCGGCCGCAAGCCCAGCGAGAAATTCCTGGAATATGCGCAGATTGCCGGTATGATCGTGCTGTTTGGCCTGCTGCTGCTGGCCAACGGTCTCGACTTCTGGCGGAACATTATCAGCAAATGGTTCTAA
- a CDS encoding helix-turn-helix domain-containing protein produces MKTMADKLIPTESLVQFYARTGQDIPSELLRDYGKAYFNVRETFTATRKTPFNRRDYFKICMSQTPAKASGILLYNDQEIPLNQCCLIFTNPAVATSIEVNIPFNRFYCLFNTPFIEGCIPADVQYASPLFNPSLMPVIPITKEDRQRISTYFTQMQMLQDSDYPLKWDMIRHLLQLVIHEGIRLQQSRETPAATGRDRLVKDFLALLNQQFPVDSPEAPLKLLTPAHFAGLLHVHVNHLNSVVKKHTNKTTREIIHERVITEARTLLRNTNWNISEIAYALGFEYPSHFNKYFKQFTSQTPLEFRLGTKTAASAKLS; encoded by the coding sequence ATGAAAACGATGGCAGACAAACTCATTCCCACTGAATCACTGGTGCAGTTTTACGCTCGTACCGGCCAGGACATTCCATCAGAACTTCTCCGCGATTATGGCAAAGCCTATTTTAATGTCCGGGAAACCTTTACCGCCACCCGCAAAACACCCTTCAACCGACGCGACTATTTCAAAATATGCATGAGCCAGACACCGGCCAAGGCTAGTGGCATACTGCTGTATAATGACCAGGAAATACCGCTCAATCAATGCTGCCTGATTTTTACCAATCCTGCTGTGGCCACTTCCATAGAAGTGAACATTCCGTTCAACCGCTTTTATTGCCTGTTCAACACGCCCTTTATCGAAGGATGTATCCCCGCTGATGTACAATATGCCTCCCCGTTGTTCAATCCTTCTCTGATGCCGGTGATACCGATCACAAAGGAAGACAGGCAACGGATAAGCACCTACTTTACGCAAATGCAGATGCTGCAGGACTCCGACTATCCGCTAAAATGGGATATGATACGCCACCTCCTGCAACTGGTTATTCACGAAGGCATCCGTTTACAGCAAAGCCGGGAAACACCGGCCGCCACAGGGCGCGACCGGCTGGTGAAAGATTTCCTCGCCTTGCTGAACCAACAGTTCCCGGTAGATTCACCCGAAGCTCCTCTCAAATTATTAACACCGGCCCACTTCGCCGGTCTGCTACATGTGCATGTCAACCATCTGAACAGCGTCGTAAAAAAACATACAAATAAAACCACCCGTGAAATTATCCACGAACGCGTGATCACCGAAGCAAGGACCTTACTGCGCAATACAAACTGGAACATCTCAGAGATCGCCTATGCACTGGGCTTTGAATACCCCTCCCATTTCAATAAGTACTTTAAACAATTCACCAGCCAAACACCCCTGGAGTTTCGTCTCGGAACAAAAACGGCGGCGTCCGCGAAGCTCTCCTAA
- a CDS encoding MFS transporter: protein MRTIKESRAGWNTIMSLCLIPLSGFAMDIFIPSLPDMAVQLHASPASIQFTLSIFIISYGISQLIVGGLIDAYGRYLPNMISILAFSAASFIIAYSTSLQMIYAMRILQGFTVAVIAISKRAFFIDLYKGEALKKYTSMFSVIWAIAPIVAPFLGGFFQTTWGWSSNFMFLGYFGLAFFVIELIIGGESMKAAQPFSLRSMTQAYGTMVKTPDFTSGMIILGLAYDMILLYGMCSPFLIEQQLHFSAAVTGYCSLFSGVSVMIGGTISRILVNKPMGKKLMVASVAQLLVVAMMVPLTRNYHNLYTLLTYVFLLHSTSGFIFNNLMSYCLIRFPQYAGKASGLTGGGFAVVTSILSSLMVNTISITNQATLGMAYGMVAVITFLFLVRTKWREKEERNDTVEAQPLPVLAEA from the coding sequence ATGAGAACGATCAAAGAATCAAGGGCAGGCTGGAATACCATTATGTCGCTATGCCTGATACCGTTATCAGGATTCGCCATGGACATATTTATCCCCTCTCTGCCCGATATGGCGGTGCAGTTACATGCCTCACCCGCTTCAATTCAGTTTACACTTTCAATCTTCATCATCAGCTATGGTATCTCACAACTGATCGTAGGCGGACTGATTGACGCCTACGGCCGCTATCTGCCCAATATGATATCCATACTGGCATTCAGTGCGGCCAGCTTTATCATTGCCTACAGCACCAGTCTGCAGATGATCTACGCCATGCGCATACTACAAGGGTTTACAGTCGCAGTCATTGCCATCAGCAAGCGCGCGTTTTTTATAGACCTCTATAAAGGAGAAGCACTAAAGAAATATACCAGCATGTTCTCGGTGATCTGGGCCATTGCACCAATCGTAGCGCCTTTCCTGGGAGGCTTTTTCCAGACAACGTGGGGCTGGTCTTCCAATTTCATGTTCCTGGGTTATTTCGGCCTGGCCTTCTTTGTGATTGAACTGATCATTGGCGGTGAATCGATGAAAGCCGCGCAGCCATTCAGCCTACGGTCAATGACGCAAGCGTATGGCACCATGGTCAAAACACCGGACTTTACATCTGGCATGATCATACTCGGACTGGCCTATGACATGATATTACTGTACGGCATGTGCAGCCCGTTTCTGATCGAACAACAGTTGCATTTCTCCGCCGCGGTAACAGGGTATTGTTCGTTGTTCTCCGGCGTATCAGTAATGATCGGCGGCACGATATCAAGAATACTGGTGAACAAACCAATGGGTAAAAAACTGATGGTGGCCAGTGTAGCGCAATTGTTGGTAGTAGCCATGATGGTACCGCTGACACGCAACTACCACAATCTATATACGCTGTTGACCTACGTCTTCCTGCTGCACAGCACCTCAGGTTTTATCTTCAACAACCTGATGTCATATTGCCTGATCCGTTTCCCTCAATATGCAGGCAAGGCAAGCGGTTTAACAGGCGGCGGTTTTGCTGTGGTGACTTCAATATTAAGCTCTCTGATGGTAAACACTATCTCCATTACCAATCAGGCAACCCTGGGCATGGCTTATGGTATGGTGGCGGTGATTACGTTTTTGTTTTTGGTGAGGACGAAATGGAGGGAGAAGGAGGAAAGGAACGACACAGTGGAAGCACAACCACTTCCTGTACTCGCGGAAGCGTAG